In Blastococcus saxobsidens DD2, the genomic stretch CACCACGTCACCGGGCAGCAGGGTCATCGCCTGGCTGACCCAGGAGACGCACGCCGCCACGTCGCGCAGCATGTCGGCGGTCGTGCCGTCCTGGCGCAGCTCGCCGTTGACCGTCGACCGCAGCGACAGCGCCGAGGGGTCGATCTCCGTCTCCACCCAGGGGCCGAGCGGGCAGGAGCCGTCGAAGCCCTTGCCGCGGGTCCACTGCCCCTCGGACTTCTGGATGTCGCGCATGGTCAGGTCGTTGGCCACCGTGTAGCCGAAGACCACGCCGGCGACGTCTTCGGCCGCGACGGCCACGCACCGCCGCCCGATGACGACGGCCAGCTCCCCCTCGTAGTGCAGGTCGGAGGTCAGCGCCGGGTACGGGACCTCGGCGTCCGGCCCCACCACGGCGGTGGAGGGCTTGAGGAACACGATGGGGATCTCGGGCACCTCGTTGCCGAGCTCCTTCGCGTGCTCGGCGTAGTTGCGCCCGAGGGCGACGACCTTGCTCGGCTCCACCGGAGCCAGCAGGGTGACCTCGGCCAGGGGCGTGCGCTCCTCGGTGCGCCGGACGCCGTCGAACGGCGGGCCCTCGAGCCGGACGACGACGGCGTCGTCGCCGTCGCCCTCGACCAGGCCGTAGGACGACGTGCTGCTGCCGGCGGTGGTGTAGCGGGCGAGGCGCATCAGATCGCCTTGACCATGCCGCCGTCGACGAGCAGGTTCTGCCCCGTCATGTACGTGTTGGCGCCCGAGACGAGGAATGCCGCCACCCGGCCGAACTCCTCTGCTTCGCCGTAGCGCCTGATCGGGATCCCCTTCTCCGACTGCGCCCGCACCTCCTCGACCGAGAGGCCGGTCTGCTTCGCCCGGTTGGCGTCGAGGCTGGCCACGCGGTCGGTCGCGATCCGGCCCGGACCCACCGTGTTGACCAGCACGCCGTCGGGGGCGAACTCGGTCGCGAGCGACTTGGCCAGGCCGACGACGGCGATCCGGTAGGTGTTGGACAGCAGCAGGTTCTCGATGGGCTGCTTGACCGACGACGAGGTGACGACGGCGATCCGGCCCCACTGCTGCTCGCGCATGTGCGGCAGCACGCCGCGGATCAGGCGCACCGTGCTCATCAGGTTGAGGTCGTGCGCCCGGTACCACGTCGCGTCGTCGTCGGCTGCGAGGAAGCCTCCGGGCGGTGGGCCGCCGGCGTTGGCGACGAGCACGTCGACGCCACCGAGGCGGCGCCGGGTCTCCTCCAGCAGGCGGGTCACGTCGGCGACGTCGGCGACGTCGGCGGGGCAGTACTCCACCTGCGCGCCGGTGGCCTCGCTGATCTCCGCCGCCGTCTTCGCGAGCTGCTCCTCACCCCGGCTGGAGATCATCACCCGGGCGCCCTCGGCGGCCAGCTGCGTCGCGGTCGCCCGGCCGAGGCCCTTGCTGGCCGCGGTGACGAGCGCGACCTTGCCGGTCAGTTCGAGATCCATCAGTCACTCCACGGGGTTCGAGAGGTCACGGAAGCCGACGATCGAGCAGCCGGTGGTGTCGCCGGGCCGGATGTGGACGGCGCCGGGGGTGCCGGTCGAGATGATGTCGCCCGGCAGGAGGGTCATGACCCGCGAGTGGAAGGCCACCAGCCACCACGGGCGGAAGGTCATGTTCGAGACGACGTTGCGCCGGTGCACCTCGCCGTTGTGCAGGGTCGAGACCTCGAGTGCGTCGACGTCGGGCACCTCGTCCACGGTGACCAGCTCGGGGCCGAAGCTGAAGAACGTGTCGAAGCTCTTCGACCGGGTGAGGTACCGCGGGTTGATCTCGAGGATGTCCTCGGCGGTCATGTCGACGATCGTGGTGAACCCGGCGACGACCGAGGCGGCGTCGGCCTCGTCGACGTCCTTGCACTCCGTGCCGATGATGACCCCGAGCTCGCCCTCGGCCGTCGTCCGCTGCGACTGGGGCGGGATCCGGATCGGGTCGCCGGGGCCGATGATCGCGGTGTCGGGCTTCAGGAAGCTGGCCGGCTCGGTCGACGGCGCCTTCTCCTTCAGATCCGCCGCGTGCTCGACGTAGTTCAGCCCGATGCCCCAGATCTTGCGGGGACGGCGGTAGAGCGGCGCGTGGGCCAGCTGGTCCTGCGGGATGGCGAGGTCGTCGAGCAGCCCGGCCGGCGCCCCGCCCACCCACTGGCGCAGCGCCTGCACCTCACCGTTCTCCAGCAGCTCCTGCACCGTGCCCGACCAGGTGGTGCCCAAAGCCTCGTTCACCGCCGTGAGCAGCACGGCACCGGATGGCCGGACGAGCGCGGCCGGCTCGGCACCGTCGATCCGCAGGGACGTCAGTCGCACAGGGGCTCCTAGCTCTCGGGGGACGGTCGCTCAGAGCCCGACGGCGCTGATCAGGTCGTCGAGCTCGGCGAGAGTGATGTCGTCGACGGGCGGGGCCGGGAAACGGGCGTGCGGTGAGCTGATCGCTCCCCGCCGGGCGAACACCTGCTTGCGGATGGTGACCCCGCCGACGCCGAGCTGCGCCTCGTAGCGGATCAGCGGCAGGTGCCGGAAGAAGTACTCCTGCGCCTCCGCGCGCTGCCCGGCCACGAACTTCTCGTAGGTGCCGACGAGGACCTGCGGGAAGCCGAACCCGGTCATGATCCCGTCGGCACCGCGGAGCAGCTCCTCGTACAGGTACACCCCGCCGAGGCCGCCGAAGATGCCCACCGGCGAGCGCACCGCGTTCCGCACCGCGGTGATCTTCGGGAGGGTCGGCGTCTCCTCGAGCTTGAGGTACCGGCAGCCCTCGATCTCGTCGAGCAGCCGGACCAGGAACGGGGCGGGCATGGTCACGCCGGTGTTGACCGGCTCGTCCTGCACGACCACCGGCACCGACACCGCCTCGGCCACCCGGCGGAAGTGCTCGAAGACCAGATCCAGGTTCTTGGTGTTGTCCGGCGGCGCCAGCATGACCGCGGCGGCGCCGGCGTCCTCCGCGCGGCGCGCGTAGTCCAGGGCCATCCGGGTCGCGCGGGCCGAGATGCCGGCCACGACCGGTGCGCGCCCCGCGGTCGCCTGCACGTAGCGCCGCAGCACCCGCTCCCGCTCCTCGTCGAGGAGCTTGGCGGCCTCCCCCATGATGCCGAGGATGGTGAGGCCGTGCGCCCCGGCACCGAGGTAGTCCTCGACGAGGGTGTCGATGCTGGCCTCGTCGACCGCCCCGTCGTCGGTGAAGGGCGTCAGCGTGATGGGCAGCACGCCCCGGAGGGCGCTCACCGCCGGACACCCCGCGGGAACGGCCCGACGGCCCGGCTGCGACACTCGGTGACTGGGATCACAGGCACACCGTAGCGGCTGCCGGGACCGGTTCCCCGGCCCGGGGTGGCCGTGCGGAGCACACGATCGGAGCAGGATGACCCCCTCTCGCTTCGCCGTCGTCGGCGGCGGCATCATCGGCGCCGCGGTGGCGCGGCGGCTGCTCCAGCTGCGGCCCGACGCCCAGGTGACGCTGCTGGAGAAGGAGGACCGGCTGGCCGCGCACCAGACCGGCCGCAACAGCGGCGTGGTGCACGCCGGCCTGTACTACGAGCCGGGCTCGCTCAAGGCGCTGCTCTGCCGACGCGGGGTCGGCCTGCTCCAGGAGTTCTGCGCCGAGAAGGACCTCGGCTACCAGGAGATCGGCAAGGTGCTGGTCGCCCTCGACGCCGCCGAGCAGTCCCGGCTGGACGCCATCGCCGAGCGGGCCCGCGCCAACGGGGTCCCCGGCATCCGGATCATCGACCGGGCCCAGCTGCACGAGCTCGAGCCGCACGTCACCGGCGTCGCCGGCCTGCACTCCCCCACCACCGCGATCGTCGACTACGCCGGGATCACCCGGCAGCTGGCCGCCGACGCCCAGGCGTCCGGGGCCACGATCCGCACCGGGTTCGCCGTCACGGGGCTGCGGCACACCTCCGGTGGGCCGGCCGAGGAGGTCGTCGTGCAGGGGGCCACCGGTGAGGAGCTCGCCGTCGACCAGGTCGTGCTCTGCGCCGGCCTGCAGGTCGACCGGCTCGCCCAGCTCGCCGGCGACGTCCCCGCCCCCCGCATCGTGCCCTTCCGCGGCGAGTACTTCGCCCTGGTCCCCGAGAAGCGATCCCTGGTCAACGGGCTGGTGTACCCGGTGCCCGACCCGCGCTACCCGTTCCTCGGGGTGCACCTGACCCCCCGGTTCGACGGCGAGGTGCTCGTCGGCCCCAACGCCGTGCTCGCCATGGCGCGGGAGGGCTACCGCCGCCGCGACGTCAGCGCCAAGGAGCTCGCCGAGATCGTCCGCTACGCCGGCTTCCGGAAGTTCGCCAAGCAGCACTGGAAGACCGGCATCGCCGAGATGCGGGGCTCGCTGAGCAAGCGCACCTTCACCGCCGCCGCCCAGCGCTACGTCCCCGAACTCACCGTTGCGGACCTGGTCCCCGCCACCGCCGGCATCCGCGCCCAGGCGCTCGAATCCGACGGCAGCCTCGTCGACGACTTCCGCATCACCCGCACCGGC encodes the following:
- a CDS encoding fumarylacetoacetate hydrolase family protein, whose translation is MRLARYTTAGSSTSSYGLVEGDGDDAVVVRLEGPPFDGVRRTEERTPLAEVTLLAPVEPSKVVALGRNYAEHAKELGNEVPEIPIVFLKPSTAVVGPDAEVPYPALTSDLHYEGELAVVIGRRCVAVAAEDVAGVVFGYTVANDLTMRDIQKSEGQWTRGKGFDGSCPLGPWVETEIDPSALSLRSTVNGELRQDGTTADMLRDVAACVSWVSQAMTLLPGDVVLTGTPAGVGSLQRRDEIAVTIEGIGTLSTRITG
- a CDS encoding SDR family oxidoreductase, with the protein product MDLELTGKVALVTAASKGLGRATATQLAAEGARVMISSRGEEQLAKTAAEISEATGAQVEYCPADVADVADVTRLLEETRRRLGGVDVLVANAGGPPPGGFLAADDDATWYRAHDLNLMSTVRLIRGVLPHMREQQWGRIAVVTSSSVKQPIENLLLSNTYRIAVVGLAKSLATEFAPDGVLVNTVGPGRIATDRVASLDANRAKQTGLSVEEVRAQSEKGIPIRRYGEAEEFGRVAAFLVSGANTYMTGQNLLVDGGMVKAI
- a CDS encoding fumarylacetoacetate hydrolase family protein → MRLTSLRIDGAEPAALVRPSGAVLLTAVNEALGTTWSGTVQELLENGEVQALRQWVGGAPAGLLDDLAIPQDQLAHAPLYRRPRKIWGIGLNYVEHAADLKEKAPSTEPASFLKPDTAIIGPGDPIRIPPQSQRTTAEGELGVIIGTECKDVDEADAASVVAGFTTIVDMTAEDILEINPRYLTRSKSFDTFFSFGPELVTVDEVPDVDALEVSTLHNGEVHRRNVVSNMTFRPWWLVAFHSRVMTLLPGDIISTGTPGAVHIRPGDTTGCSIVGFRDLSNPVE
- a CDS encoding dihydrodipicolinate synthase family protein, with the protein product MSALRGVLPITLTPFTDDGAVDEASIDTLVEDYLGAGAHGLTILGIMGEAAKLLDEERERVLRRYVQATAGRAPVVAGISARATRMALDYARRAEDAGAAAVMLAPPDNTKNLDLVFEHFRRVAEAVSVPVVVQDEPVNTGVTMPAPFLVRLLDEIEGCRYLKLEETPTLPKITAVRNAVRSPVGIFGGLGGVYLYEELLRGADGIMTGFGFPQVLVGTYEKFVAGQRAEAQEYFFRHLPLIRYEAQLGVGGVTIRKQVFARRGAISSPHARFPAPPVDDITLAELDDLISAVGL
- the lhgO gene encoding L-2-hydroxyglutarate oxidase; amino-acid sequence: MTPSRFAVVGGGIIGAAVARRLLQLRPDAQVTLLEKEDRLAAHQTGRNSGVVHAGLYYEPGSLKALLCRRGVGLLQEFCAEKDLGYQEIGKVLVALDAAEQSRLDAIAERARANGVPGIRIIDRAQLHELEPHVTGVAGLHSPTTAIVDYAGITRQLAADAQASGATIRTGFAVTGLRHTSGGPAEEVVVQGATGEELAVDQVVLCAGLQVDRLAQLAGDVPAPRIVPFRGEYFALVPEKRSLVNGLVYPVPDPRYPFLGVHLTPRFDGEVLVGPNAVLAMAREGYRRRDVSAKELAEIVRYAGFRKFAKQHWKTGIAEMRGSLSKRTFTAAAQRYVPELTVADLVPATAGIRAQALESDGSLVDDFRITRTGAVVAVRNAPSPAATSSLAIAEHIVDDLLGRGPES